In Bacillota bacterium, one genomic interval encodes:
- a CDS encoding beta-N-acetylhexosaminidase, with protein sequence MKINIIPQPNSITVDENAKPFIMTDRIRIVDGGHDLLAARNLLEFLKGVGIKNDGRVAGTVEFIVDQRIENDEGYSLEVEEKCISVRANGDRGLFYGVQSLKQIIFDRYREKKGVIPALKIDDHPRFRHRGYMLDIVRHFFGREEILRLIELLSLHKLNVFHLHLTDDQGWRVEIKKYPNLVTTGSRRDQTLGDRTPHGGYLTREDLTEIVEYAAEHFMTVIPEIEMPGHFTSAIASYPELGCDGKQIPVATSFGIKSDIACAGKETTYEFIFGVLDEITDLFPSPYIHIGGDEAEKSHWAACPHCQKAMSREGLTDLEELQGYFTNRIIEYLNGKGKKAIVWNESIYSGFLDERAVCHYWSDGVIPRRVAGEINRGRETIVSRFTPLYLDYPHAMHSLRAVYEFEPVPEGVKDEFRQKIMGVETPLWTEFIEDREQIDYLSFPRVCAASELSWTRPRFRKYDNFLRRLRSFQRYLDFLDVKYAPLFEADPAGFARIGQMLGFARKFMKNVFAVSLSSQVRAALNMNRARKR encoded by the coding sequence GTGAAAATCAATATCATTCCTCAACCGAACAGCATCACCGTGGATGAAAATGCAAAGCCCTTCATCATGACTGATCGCATCAGGATAGTTGACGGCGGGCATGACCTGCTGGCAGCAAGGAATTTGCTTGAATTCCTGAAGGGTGTCGGGATCAAAAATGATGGACGTGTTGCAGGAACGGTGGAATTTATCGTCGATCAGCGTATTGAAAATGATGAAGGATACAGTCTCGAGGTTGAAGAAAAGTGTATTTCGGTCAGGGCGAACGGTGATCGGGGTTTGTTTTACGGGGTGCAATCCCTGAAACAGATTATTTTTGATCGCTACCGGGAGAAGAAAGGTGTAATTCCGGCCTTGAAAATCGACGATCATCCTCGTTTTCGCCACCGGGGTTACATGCTCGATATCGTCAGGCATTTTTTTGGCCGGGAAGAGATCCTGAGACTGATAGAACTGCTCTCGCTACATAAATTGAACGTCTTTCATCTTCACCTTACCGATGACCAGGGCTGGAGGGTGGAGATAAAAAAATATCCCAACCTGGTCACCACGGGTTCCAGGCGGGATCAGACGCTGGGGGATCGTACTCCCCACGGCGGTTATCTTACCCGGGAGGATCTGACGGAGATTGTTGAATATGCCGCCGAGCATTTCATGACCGTCATCCCCGAGATCGAAATGCCCGGGCATTTTACATCGGCCATTGCCAGCTATCCGGAGCTCGGTTGCGACGGGAAGCAGATTCCGGTGGCCACTTCGTTTGGCATCAAGAGTGACATCGCCTGTGCCGGAAAGGAGACCACCTACGAGTTTATATTCGGGGTGCTCGATGAGATAACAGACCTTTTTCCATCGCCCTACATCCACATCGGCGGGGATGAAGCCGAAAAAAGCCACTGGGCTGCCTGCCCTCACTGCCAGAAGGCCATGAGCAGGGAGGGGCTGACTGACCTGGAAGAACTGCAGGGGTATTTTACCAACAGGATCATCGAGTATCTGAATGGCAAGGGGAAGAAGGCCATCGTCTGGAATGAGAGTATCTACAGTGGTTTTCTGGACGAGCGGGCTGTCTGCCATTACTGGTCTGACGGGGTGATACCGCGTAGGGTTGCAGGGGAGATCAACAGGGGCAGGGAGACCATCGTCTCCAGGTTTACCCCGTTGTATCTTGATTATCCCCATGCCATGCACAGTTTGAGAGCTGTCTACGAATTTGAACCCGTTCCGGAAGGAGTAAAAGATGAATTCCGGCAGAAGATCATGGGTGTCGAAACTCCTTTGTGGACTGAATTTATTGAGGACAGGGAGCAGATAGACTATTTGAGTTTTCCCCGTGTCTGTGCTGCGAGCGAACTCTCCTGGACCCGTCCCCGGTTCAGGAAGTACGATAATTTTTTGCGCAGGCTTCGCTCCTTCCAGCGTTATCTGGATTTCCTTGATGTAAAGTATGCGCCCCTGTTTGAGGCCGATCCTGCCGGATTTGCAAGGATTGGCCAGATGCTCGGGTTTGCTCGCAAGTTCATGAAAAATGTATTTGCCGTCAGCCTTTCCTCGCAGGTACGGGCTGCACTGAACATGAACAGAGCTCGCAAGCGATGA
- a CDS encoding DUF2804 family protein gives MVKRNLYRREVKNAIPALVDNRGMFNFGTYNQPIPGINMLDAKNPLGFPAPRWYKKFRLKEWEAFQAGNKDIFIFGAVYNAKVNGYVLLAVYDLRNEIFYNYEKIMPSFKIKNASGLFNSVSVGRARNYYLAVRNNLEKGEITVEGEIGPQGDLPVTRLHLKAYHEGEPIVICQPFAPNRALYSHKNLMAMEGFIAMGNEKNEFGRDNSRLVLDDHKGYYPYEMKYDWVTGFARDNEGNDYGFNLTDNQILNHEKYNENCLWVNGKMNVLPPIKVKRYHEREEKWHITDNYGMVDLWFYPEPKAFKVVKLNLLAVRSDYEAPMGRFKGFFQLEDSKIIVENCFGMGEKKKIRA, from the coding sequence GTGGTTAAAAGGAATCTTTACCGCCGCGAGGTCAAAAATGCCATACCCGCTCTGGTTGATAACAGGGGCATGTTCAATTTCGGCACATACAATCAACCCATACCCGGAATAAACATGCTGGATGCAAAAAATCCTCTGGGTTTCCCGGCTCCACGGTGGTACAAAAAATTCAGGCTGAAAGAATGGGAGGCTTTTCAGGCCGGAAACAAAGACATCTTCATCTTTGGAGCCGTTTACAATGCCAAGGTGAACGGATATGTTCTGCTGGCGGTATATGATCTACGCAATGAGATATTTTACAATTATGAAAAGATAATGCCCAGTTTCAAAATCAAAAACGCCTCCGGCCTTTTCAACAGCGTCTCCGTGGGCCGGGCCAGAAACTATTACCTGGCAGTCAGGAACAATCTGGAAAAGGGGGAAATCACCGTGGAAGGGGAGATAGGCCCACAGGGTGATCTACCGGTTACGAGGCTGCATCTGAAGGCGTACCACGAAGGTGAACCGATCGTGATCTGCCAACCATTTGCCCCCAACAGAGCACTTTATTCGCACAAGAACTTGATGGCGATGGAAGGATTTATCGCCATGGGTAACGAAAAAAATGAATTTGGCAGGGACAATTCCCGCCTGGTTCTGGATGATCATAAAGGGTACTATCCCTACGAGATGAAATACGATTGGGTTACCGGTTTCGCCAGGGACAATGAAGGGAACGACTACGGTTTCAATTTGACCGACAACCAGATCCTGAATCATGAAAAATACAATGAGAATTGCCTCTGGGTCAACGGAAAAATGAATGTGTTGCCTCCGATCAAGGTGAAAAGATATCATGAAAGGGAAGAAAAGTGGCATATCACAGACAATTATGGGATGGTGGACCTCTGGTTTTACCCGGAGCCAAAAGCATTCAAGGTAGTCAAACTCAACCTGCTGGCAGTTCGCTCCGATTACGAGGCCCCGATGGGCAGATTCAAGGGATTTTTTCAGCTGGAAGATAGCAAGATAATTGTAGAAAATTGTTTCGGCATGGGTGAAAAAAAGAAAATCAGGGCCTGA
- a CDS encoding FAD-dependent oxidoreductase: MNFERLFEPGEIGTCWVKNRIIMAPMGNINMADPIGRPLTKMIDYFAERARGGAGLLITGLIPISHGIDPTVSEDNDTTYFPRIDGSSRTRLSGWRDLAAAVHSFDAKIFIQLTAGLGRVGSPEVALKGKILKSASVNRNFYVPQLPHIPFTDRQIKKIIKNTGQGAVNAMVSGFDGVQLHGHEGYLMDQLTSLPWNRRKLGRYRNRFQFGIDSVKEIKRLCGKDFPVIYRMDLTQALQHSYGDRIFKRNFRGKERVISEGLAFCKALWEAGVDAFDVDKGCYDNWFYPHPPAYFVDKPYVDEIALALKEFFVRENIPAKVIAVGKMGKPEVAESVLAENKADFVMLGRPLLADPYWPQKVREGRTREIIHCIGDQEGCIQSFILGGHPCCTVNPYAGFEDTKKLVKTNLRKRVAVVGAGPGGCEAARTAFLRGHDVTLFEKESYVGGQLYLSGKLKIKHDVARYIENLQYQMEQYSREGLEIRYQTEAGVEMLQDFDVVICSTGLKPLIPPLEGLEKTAYREARELLKDGFALPEQARRVTVVGGGLVGCEVAYSLAYEKGLEVTVVEMLPELMEGVVHANRGMMLWLMMGAGAPTDRHEDRLKNPVKVYNASKVFRISENKVHIRANRRRPDPYTPWTTLIPRNVHNPFARKLNPDDTEEIIIDTDFIIFSTGGQSEKTLYENLIRNADSREIYCIGDAREPARAWEAITEANDVARHI; encoded by the coding sequence TTGAACTTTGAAAGGTTGTTCGAACCGGGTGAAATAGGAACTTGTTGGGTCAAAAATCGCATCATCATGGCCCCGATGGGCAATATCAACATGGCGGATCCGATAGGGAGGCCGCTTACAAAGATGATCGATTATTTCGCAGAAAGGGCCAGGGGCGGGGCCGGCCTTCTGATCACCGGCCTTATCCCGATATCACACGGGATCGATCCCACCGTCTCGGAAGATAACGATACCACCTACTTCCCGCGCATAGATGGTTCCTCGCGGACCAGGCTTTCCGGATGGAGGGACCTGGCCGCGGCGGTACATTCCTTTGACGCCAAGATTTTTATCCAGCTGACCGCCGGTTTGGGGCGGGTAGGCTCACCCGAGGTGGCATTGAAAGGAAAGATCCTGAAATCGGCCTCGGTGAATCGAAACTTCTACGTGCCCCAGCTTCCTCATATCCCCTTCACCGATCGGCAGATCAAAAAGATCATCAAAAATACGGGCCAGGGCGCTGTCAACGCCATGGTTTCCGGATTTGATGGCGTACAACTTCATGGCCACGAGGGCTACCTGATGGATCAGCTAACTTCGTTGCCCTGGAACAGAAGAAAGCTGGGACGCTACAGGAATAGATTTCAATTTGGCATCGATTCCGTAAAGGAGATCAAGCGGCTCTGCGGCAAGGATTTCCCCGTAATATACCGCATGGACCTGACCCAGGCATTGCAACATTCCTATGGGGACAGGATTTTTAAACGCAATTTCAGGGGAAAAGAACGTGTTATCAGTGAAGGGCTCGCATTCTGCAAAGCACTGTGGGAGGCCGGGGTCGATGCTTTTGATGTGGACAAGGGCTGCTATGATAACTGGTTCTACCCGCACCCACCGGCTTATTTTGTCGATAAGCCCTACGTGGATGAAATTGCCCTGGCCCTGAAGGAATTCTTTGTTCGGGAAAATATTCCCGCCAAGGTAATTGCCGTGGGCAAGATGGGCAAGCCCGAAGTGGCAGAAAGTGTACTGGCCGAAAACAAAGCCGATTTCGTCATGCTCGGACGCCCCCTTCTCGCCGATCCTTACTGGCCACAGAAAGTCAGGGAAGGGCGCACAAGGGAGATCATTCACTGTATAGGTGACCAGGAAGGCTGTATTCAATCATTCATCCTGGGGGGACATCCATGCTGCACCGTCAACCCCTATGCCGGATTCGAGGATACCAAGAAATTGGTAAAAACCAATTTGCGCAAAAGGGTCGCCGTGGTCGGAGCAGGCCCCGGGGGCTGCGAGGCAGCCAGAACGGCATTTCTGAGGGGCCATGACGTAACTCTCTTCGAGAAGGAATCATATGTGGGAGGCCAACTTTACCTGAGCGGCAAATTGAAGATCAAGCACGACGTCGCCAGATACATCGAGAACCTCCAGTACCAGATGGAACAGTATTCCAGGGAGGGGCTTGAAATCCGTTATCAGACCGAAGCCGGAGTGGAAATGTTGCAGGATTTCGATGTGGTGATCTGCAGTACCGGATTGAAACCCCTGATCCCCCCGCTGGAAGGGCTGGAGAAGACAGCATACCGGGAGGCACGCGAACTGTTGAAGGATGGTTTTGCACTGCCCGAACAGGCGCGCCGCGTGACGGTGGTCGGCGGTGGGCTGGTCGGCTGCGAAGTTGCTTACTCGCTGGCCTACGAGAAAGGCCTCGAGGTTACCGTGGTCGAGATGCTGCCCGAGCTGATGGAGGGGGTTGTCCATGCCAACCGGGGGATGATGCTCTGGCTGATGATGGGTGCCGGAGCACCAACGGATCGCCACGAAGATCGTCTCAAAAACCCCGTGAAAGTCTACAATGCCTCGAAGGTGTTTCGTATTTCGGAGAATAAAGTCCATATCCGGGCCAACCGCAGGCGGCCGGATCCTTACACACCGTGGACAACATTGATCCCCAGGAATGTACACAATCCGTTTGCCCGGAAACTGAACCCCGATGACACCGAAGAGATAATCATAGACACGGATTTTATAATCTTCTCCACCGGTGGACAGTCCGAAAAGACACTTTACGAGAACCTCATACGCAATGCCGATTCGAGAGAGATTTACTGCATCGGTGATGCCCGGGAACCGGCCCGGGCCTGGGAGGCGATCACCGAAGCCAACGATGTGGCCCGGCATATCTGA